A stretch of the Arachis stenosperma cultivar V10309 chromosome 6, arast.V10309.gnm1.PFL2, whole genome shotgun sequence genome encodes the following:
- the LOC130936752 gene encoding protein LIKE COV 1-like, whose protein sequence is MKREKETTSTTTIGNQRKNIMAASRDLELLIPVSTISDQNGGFKSSSNNSSPGPITPTPHHHHTGQEAFLKVIRSWASKKFMTGCVILFPIAITFYITWGFIHFVDSFFSPIFNHLGINIFGLGFATSITFIFLVGIFMSSWLGTSVLTLGEWFIKKMPLVSYIYAASKQISAAISPDQNSNAFKEVALIRHPRVGEYALAFITSSVVLRTNRDEQELLCVYVPTNHLYLGDILLMNPNDVLRPNLSVREGIEIVISGGMSIPQLLTTVDVDQSKLATRIPTFAASQV, encoded by the exons atgaaaagagaaaaagagacaacatcaacaacaacaattggGAATCAAAGAAAAAACATCATGGCTGCAAGCAGAGATCTTGAGCTTTTGATCCCTGTCTCAACCATTTCTGATCAAAATGGAGGCTTTAAATCTTCTTCTAATAATTCATCACCAGGCCCTATTACTCCCACCCCACATCATCATCACACTGGCCAAGAG GCGTTTCTAAAAGTAATTCGCAGCTGGGCATCAAAGAAGTTCATGACAGGATG TGTAATCCTTTTTCCAATCGCTATAACATTCTACATCACTTGGGGTTTTATCCACTTTGTGGATAGTTTCTTCTCCCCTATATTTAATCATCTAGGGATCAATATTTTTG GTCTGGGATTTGCAACCTCAATCACATTCATATTCTTGGTTGGAATATTCATGTCATCATGGTTGGGAACTTCAGTTCTAACCCTTGGAGAATGGTTCATCAAAAAAATGCCTCTTGTAAGCTATATATATGCTGCCTCCAAGCAAATTAGTGCAGCAATTTCACCTG atcaaaattcaaatgcatTCAAGGAAGTGGCATTGATAAGACACCCACGTGTTGGAGAGTATGCATTGGCATTCATAACATCATCGGTAGTGTTGAGAACAAACAGAGATGAACAAGAGCTTCTATGTGTTTATGTTCCAACCAACCACTTATATTTGGGTGACATTCTTCTCATGAACCCTAATGATGTTCTAAGGCCCAATTTGTCTGTCCGAGAAGGCATAG AAATTGTTATATCTGGTGGGATGTCAATTCCTCAATTATTGACGACAGTGGATGTTGATCAAAGCAAATTAGCAACAAGAATACCAACCTTTGCAGCATCACAAGTATAA